Proteins from a single region of Pseudopedobacter saltans DSM 12145:
- a CDS encoding type I restriction-modification system subunit M, with product MSINTKDLDPLIRFIYSIADDHLINTYEPSKYKDVILPMTVIRRLDLVLEPTKDRVIDTYNKYKDKLDNLDSLLKSDKQGSGVAFYNTSPFTLKSLLNDSANIKANFINYLDGFSPNVQDIISRFKFRNEIDTLDEAEKLFAVIQKFCSNKIDLSIDALPPLSMGYVFEDLLRRFNEATNAEAGRHFTPREIIELMTNIIFLPVKDKIQQGSFLVYDPCAGSGAMLTESKNFMTDDTGKIKSKATIHLYGQENTPTIYAISKSDMLLKNEDPDKIVFGSTLSQYGFDNDLKFDFMLTNPPYGTSWKDDKDILTKAGGGKIVDRRFIIQKEYDADAATTRVNDGQLMFVMHMLSKMKETDLGSRIASVHNGSALFTGDAGQGESEIRKHIIEKDMLEAVIALPNDMFYNTGIPTFILIITNRKPEHRKGKVQLINANNEAFFGKRAKSLGSKRNELKPEHIKKVTELYLEFKETPHSKIFDNNEFGFAQIIVHRPSRFAIQLDAKHTAEIRFASDNTELRKLIYAECGEQVYSSDAESRQAVENFVLEYFLNEEDSEDEEPAELVVANLNKKQKKIYAQVTDIKSWLRDKQLMQEVTAMAKEFGTEPLYDINAFNKKFKEYGKKNNLKYAAKDVKDIRKCITWFDKKAEAEIKSVSKDGTINYVSDSNLKDTENIPLKQDIQAFFETEVLPFAPDAWWNPEETKIGYEINFNKYFYQYKAPRQLSEIAKDIFEIEKSADKLLKEIVE from the coding sequence ATGAGCATAAATACTAAGGATTTAGATCCTTTAATTCGATTTATATACAGCATTGCTGACGACCACTTAATTAATACCTACGAGCCTAGTAAGTATAAAGATGTCATTTTACCAATGACGGTAATTCGTCGTTTAGATTTGGTACTAGAGCCTACCAAAGACAGGGTAATTGATACCTACAATAAATACAAAGACAAATTAGACAATTTAGATTCTTTGCTAAAAAGTGACAAGCAAGGTTCTGGCGTAGCTTTTTACAATACTTCTCCATTTACTTTAAAGTCATTATTGAATGATTCTGCAAATATTAAGGCGAATTTCATCAATTATTTAGACGGTTTTTCTCCTAATGTGCAAGATATTATTTCAAGATTCAAATTCAGAAATGAAATTGATACTTTGGACGAAGCCGAAAAACTATTCGCAGTCATTCAAAAATTCTGTTCCAATAAAATAGATTTATCGATAGATGCATTACCACCGTTATCAATGGGGTATGTGTTCGAGGATTTGTTAAGAAGATTCAACGAAGCGACGAATGCCGAAGCTGGACGACACTTTACACCTCGTGAGATTATCGAGTTAATGACCAATATTATTTTCCTTCCTGTTAAAGATAAAATACAGCAAGGCAGCTTTTTAGTCTATGACCCTTGTGCAGGTTCTGGGGCAATGTTAACGGAGAGTAAAAATTTCATGACCGATGATACGGGAAAAATCAAATCCAAAGCAACCATTCATTTATACGGTCAAGAGAATACACCAACCATTTATGCGATTTCTAAATCGGATATGTTGCTGAAAAATGAAGACCCTGATAAAATTGTTTTCGGTAGTACCTTATCACAATACGGTTTCGATAACGACTTAAAGTTCGACTTTATGTTGACCAATCCACCGTACGGTACGTCTTGGAAGGACGATAAGGATATTCTTACTAAAGCAGGTGGCGGTAAAATTGTAGATAGAAGATTTATCATTCAGAAAGAGTACGATGCAGATGCGGCGACTACACGTGTCAACGATGGTCAGCTCATGTTCGTGATGCATATGCTAAGCAAGATGAAAGAAACCGACTTAGGTTCTCGTATTGCTTCGGTACACAATGGTTCGGCTTTATTTACAGGAGATGCTGGGCAAGGTGAAAGCGAAATCCGTAAGCATATTATTGAAAAAGATATGCTAGAAGCAGTTATTGCTTTACCAAATGATATGTTTTACAATACAGGTATTCCAACTTTTATCTTAATCATTACAAACCGTAAGCCGGAGCATCGCAAAGGAAAAGTACAGTTAATCAATGCCAATAACGAAGCTTTTTTTGGTAAACGTGCAAAATCTTTAGGGAGTAAACGTAATGAGCTGAAGCCAGAACACATCAAAAAGGTTACGGAGCTATATTTAGAATTTAAAGAGACTCCACATAGTAAAATATTTGACAATAACGAGTTTGGTTTTGCGCAAATCATCGTACACCGTCCTTCTCGTTTTGCCATTCAACTAGATGCTAAGCATACAGCAGAAATTCGTTTCGCTTCGGATAATACCGAATTAAGAAAATTAATCTATGCCGAATGTGGTGAGCAAGTGTACAGCTCGGATGCAGAAAGCAGACAAGCCGTAGAGAATTTTGTATTAGAATATTTCTTGAACGAGGAAGATAGCGAAGACGAAGAACCAGCCGAATTGGTGGTAGCTAATCTCAACAAAAAGCAAAAGAAAATCTATGCTCAAGTTACCGATATTAAGTCGTGGTTGCGTGATAAACAGTTAATGCAAGAGGTTACCGCAATGGCAAAAGAATTTGGTACAGAACCCTTATACGACATTAATGCGTTCAACAAAAAGTTCAAAGAATATGGTAAAAAGAACAATTTAAAATACGCTGCCAAAGATGTGAAAGATATCCGTAAATGCATCACTTGGTTTGATAAGAAGGCAGAAGCCGAAATTAAATCGGTAAGTAAAGATGGTACCATCAATTACGTTTCGGATTCTAATTTGAAAGACACTGAAAATATCCCATTGAAGCAAGATATTCAAGCGTTCTTTGAAACGGAGGTATTGCCTTTTGCGCCTGATGCGTGGTGGAATCCTGAAGAAACAAAAATTGGCTACGAAATCAATTTCAATAAATATTTCTACCAATACAAGGCTCCACGTCAATTGTCAGAAATTGCAAAAGATATTTTCGAAATCGAAAAATCTGCCGATAAATTATTAAAAGAGATTGTAGAATAA